A window of Bufo gargarizans isolate SCDJY-AF-19 chromosome 9, ASM1485885v1, whole genome shotgun sequence contains these coding sequences:
- the LOC122946821 gene encoding uncharacterized protein LOC122946821 — protein sequence MPSCIIKGCRNTRRDKGKNIIMHVFPKDRGIIRKWIEQAPDHFPNIEEWVEKIFDSKKIHDNYRLCSKHFDFYAYEEGVLQKKLRRNAIPTIFPPIPDSTSSSETYAGTVEERQSSSESFTSSVSRSSTPSANISGTQDEALTVPILQTMPSVKRRPKKRKVSNMPPIQVSSDAGTSTGNMIFTSEMNLLGSTIPLNLPLTATVTDMDVQIAPPRQPQKMDKSTNTDLYWSKYYTFVLDTSLVKKANIGIQTKKIIRRQRGTQCRLLLDTIKFRKAPVSLLSKRIKIPENKKTAEIDKPDLEETECSENEDSELSILEKVKVKPIRH from the coding sequence ATGCCTTCTTGTATAATAAAGGGTTGTAGAAACACCCGGAGGGACAAAGGGAAAAATATAATAATGCATGTTTTTCCTAAAGATCGTGGGATTATCCGTAAATGGATTGAACAGGCACCGGATCATTTTCCCAATATTGAAGAATGGGTAGAAAAAATATTTGACTCAAAAAAAATCCATGACAATTACCGATTGTGCTCTAAACACTTTGATTTTTATGCTTACGAAGAAGGTGTTTTACAGAAAAAATTACGTCGAAACGCGATTCCAACCATTTTTCCACCAATACCTGACAGTACCAGTTCTTCAGAGACATATGCAGGGACAGTAGAAGAAAGGCAGTCTAGCTCTGAATCATTCACGAGTTCAGTCTCACGATCATCTACGCCTTCTGCAAATATTTCTGGTACTCAAGATGAAGCTTTAACAGTGCCCATCTTACAGACTATGCCATCTGTGAAAAGGAGGCCTAAGAAAAGAAAGGTGTCTAATATGCCTCCAATTCAAGTTAGTTCAGATGCAGGAACATCTACAGGTAACATGATATTTACCAGCGAAATGAATTTGCTGGGAAGCACTATACCATTGAATCTTCCGTTGACAGCTACTGTAACTGATATGGATGTACAAATTGCTCCTCCCCGTCAACCCCAAAAAATGGACAAATCGACCAATACAGATTTGTATTGGTCCAAATATTATACATTTGTTTTGGATACAAGTTTGGTGAAAAAAGCCAATATcggtatacaaactaaaaaaataattcGACGGCAACGAGGAACACAGTGCCGTTTATTGTTGGACACGATCAAATTTCGAAAGGCACCCGTCTCTTTATTGAGTAAGAGAATAAaaataccagaaaacaaaaagACAGCAGAAATTGATAAACCTGACTTGGAGGAAACTGAATGTTCTGAAAATGAGGACAGCGAACTCAGTATATTAGAAAAGGTCAAAGTCAAACCAATCAGACACTAG